One part of the Bdellovibrio bacteriovorus genome encodes these proteins:
- a CDS encoding glycine zipper domain-containing protein: protein MEATTGEFRKKMGDIKENVAQELEKSAWSDRYHAVESKVKEGVEASEDLVKAHPFYAILGAAAVGFVAGALINRKH, encoded by the coding sequence GAATTCAGAAAGAAAATGGGCGACATCAAAGAAAACGTGGCTCAGGAGCTTGAAAAAAGCGCATGGAGCGACCGCTATCATGCCGTTGAATCAAAAGTGAAAGAAGGAGTCGAGGCTTCCGAGGACCTTGTGAAAGCCCATCCTTTCTATGCCATCCTCGGAGCCGCCGCAGTAGGCTTTGTGGCCGGAGCCCTTATCAACCGTAAACACTAA
- a CDS encoding sigma-54 interaction domain-containing protein — MTADSRIIAKSPRFLEVLDLARLVAASSANVLITGESGTGKEVIARLIHDQSARQRKTFVPINCSAIPEPLLESELFGYARGAFTGAMNARQGLFEEADGGTLFLDEIGDLDLHLQAKLLRVLQEKKVKRVGENHYRPLNLRIVAATHNDLEGDVQDKRFREDLYFRLKVVSIKIPPLRERVEDILPLAHYFLDKFTRRYQMPEKKWGRDVEDFLLTRPWMGNVRELENTIERAVVLSPAGTISLKVLQDDLQVRECSLDQIFEKLHQTQGRFLSLDELNKAYIEYVLKTNRGAREKSSRDLGIDRKTLYRKTHAPLQ; from the coding sequence GTGACGGCGGATTCGCGCATCATCGCAAAAAGCCCCCGTTTTTTGGAGGTGCTGGATCTGGCGCGTCTGGTGGCGGCCAGTTCTGCCAATGTTCTGATCACCGGGGAAAGTGGCACGGGCAAGGAGGTTATTGCCCGGCTTATTCATGATCAGAGTGCAAGACAGCGAAAAACCTTTGTGCCGATCAACTGTTCCGCCATTCCGGAACCTCTTTTGGAGTCGGAGCTTTTTGGTTATGCGCGCGGCGCTTTCACCGGCGCGATGAACGCCCGTCAGGGATTGTTTGAGGAAGCAGACGGCGGCACTTTGTTTTTGGACGAAATCGGGGACTTGGATCTGCATCTGCAGGCGAAGCTTCTGCGTGTGCTGCAGGAAAAGAAAGTCAAAAGAGTCGGGGAAAACCATTATCGCCCGTTGAATCTGCGTATCGTGGCGGCCACTCACAATGACCTGGAAGGCGATGTGCAGGACAAACGCTTTCGCGAGGATCTGTATTTTCGCCTGAAAGTGGTGTCGATAAAGATTCCGCCACTGCGTGAGCGCGTCGAGGATATTTTGCCTCTGGCTCACTATTTCCTGGATAAGTTCACGCGGCGTTATCAGATGCCCGAAAAGAAATGGGGCCGGGACGTCGAAGATTTTTTGCTGACCCGTCCGTGGATGGGAAATGTGCGGGAACTTGAAAACACGATTGAGCGGGCCGTGGTCTTAAGCCCGGCCGGCACCATCTCGCTGAAAGTTCTGCAGGATGATCTTCAGGTTCGGGAGTGCAGTCTGGATCAGATTTTCGAAAAGCTCCATCAGACCCAGGGGCGTTTTCTGTCCCTGGATGAATTGAACAAAGCTTACATCGAATATGTTTTGAAAACGAACCGGGGAGCCCGTGAAAAAAGCTCCCGCGATCTGGGAATTGACCGAAAAACGCTGTACCGGAAAACTCACGCGCCTCTTCAATGA
- a CDS encoding type 1 glutamine amidotransferase domain-containing protein, protein MKSHKVLFVLTSTDQLGDTGHHTGAYLSEITHPYDEFVRAGYDVDMISPLGGKVPLDGVKMDDPLNATWMNDEEFLSKVEGTIKPWQVSSRDYCAIFFAGGHGTMFDFPENLQLQKLTAEIYENNGVVGAVCHGPAALVNVRLSDGQYLVKGHEISSFTNEEEEFVGMEKSVPFLLQTRLQERGAHHTSSPKFAGHVVKSGRLVTGQNPASAAGVGKAMVEVLEFIEEGRIVPEQNWCEWHEPRQDHRGVL, encoded by the coding sequence ATGAAAAGCCACAAAGTGCTTTTTGTTCTGACCAGCACCGATCAGCTTGGCGACACCGGCCATCACACGGGCGCTTATCTTTCTGAAATAACCCATCCCTATGATGAATTTGTGCGTGCGGGATATGACGTGGATATGATCAGTCCCCTGGGAGGCAAAGTGCCCCTGGACGGTGTGAAGATGGACGATCCTCTGAATGCCACCTGGATGAATGATGAAGAGTTTCTTTCCAAGGTGGAAGGCACGATAAAACCCTGGCAGGTTTCCAGTCGGGACTACTGCGCGATTTTTTTTGCCGGTGGGCACGGGACGATGTTTGATTTTCCCGAAAATCTGCAGTTGCAAAAACTGACAGCGGAAATTTATGAAAACAATGGAGTGGTCGGAGCCGTTTGCCACGGTCCTGCGGCGCTGGTGAACGTGCGTCTGTCTGACGGGCAGTATCTGGTGAAGGGCCACGAGATTTCCAGTTTCACCAATGAAGAGGAAGAATTCGTCGGCATGGAAAAGTCGGTGCCATTTTTACTGCAGACGCGTTTGCAGGAGCGGGGCGCTCATCACACCTCCTCCCCGAAGTTTGCCGGGCACGTCGTGAAGAGTGGTCGCCTGGTGACCGGTCAAAATCCCGCCTCGGCCGCGGGAGTGGGCAAAGCCATGGTCGAAGTGCTTGAGTTCATCGAGGAAGGGCGCATCGTGCCGGAACAAAACTGGTGTGAATGGCACGAGCCCCGCCAGGACCACCGAGGTGTTCTGTGA
- a CDS encoding DsbA family oxidoreductase, translating into MRHKAILYSDFNCPFCYALEERLVAQHLAGFIQWRGVQHAPELPVPMQMANLGFSQSIEREVVTVKELMPEIDIAFPIGKPNTLKAIQYSIAASRQDPLLGMVFRHTLAREFWVNGEDISDESVIRSVAHQFQFDSVRVDSAAASEADRWQREWQHLGTGSVPTLVRDDGEVLLGLQPVEVLKTFFGE; encoded by the coding sequence GTGAGACATAAAGCGATTCTGTACAGTGATTTCAATTGTCCGTTTTGTTACGCCCTTGAAGAACGGCTGGTGGCGCAGCACTTGGCCGGTTTTATCCAGTGGCGGGGTGTGCAGCATGCTCCCGAATTGCCGGTTCCGATGCAAATGGCGAATCTGGGGTTTTCTCAAAGTATCGAGCGGGAAGTTGTGACGGTGAAGGAACTGATGCCGGAAATCGACATTGCGTTTCCGATTGGAAAGCCCAATACATTGAAGGCCATTCAGTATTCCATCGCAGCCTCCCGGCAGGATCCGTTGCTGGGAATGGTTTTCAGACACACTCTGGCCCGGGAATTTTGGGTGAACGGCGAAGACATCTCCGATGAAAGTGTTATCAGATCTGTGGCTCATCAGTTTCAGTTTGATTCTGTGAGGGTCGACAGTGCCGCCGCATCCGAAGCCGACCGCTGGCAAAGAGAATGGCAGCATCTGGGCACAGGCTCTGTACCCACATTGGTCCGGGATGATGGTGAAGTGTTGCTGGGCTTGCAACCAGTGGAAGTGCTGAAAACCTTTTTCGGTGAATGA